Genomic DNA from Streptomyces sp. NBC_01571:
TTCGTGTACTGGTTGCCGCCGATCGAGGTGAACCAGACCGCACCGTCATGGGCGCCCACCACGCTCAGCGTTCCGTCCAGCCGTCGCTGCCAGCGGGTGGAGCCGGTTCGCGGATCCACCGCGTCCACCCGCGTGCCGTTCCCGGCCGCCGTCGCCGTGTAGGCGACGCCGTCTCCGTACGTGACGAAGTGCGGCGCCGGCTGCCCGGGGACGGCGTGCCGCCACTTCTCCTTGCCGGTCGCGGCGTCCAGCGCGGTGACCACGCCGCCGGGTCCGGTGAGCAGGACGACACCGCCGACGTGGGTGACACCGCCGTCGTAGCGCGCGACGTCATGGCTCCACCGGGTCGTGCCCGTGGCGGGATCCAGCGCCTGCAGGCGCAGGCCGTCCCCGCTGAGGACCTGCAGCAGCCCGCCCGACAGCACCGGTGGCGCCGTCGATCTGTGGTTCCCGCGATGCGTGTCACCGCGCGACCACAGCACCCGCCCGTCGGCCGGGTCGACCGAGGCGGCCAGGACGCCCGGACGCACGCAGTACAACTCGTGCGGCGTGTACGTGCACTGCGGCAGACCGACAGCCTTGATGCCGGGGGCTCCCAGATGCAGGTCCCACGGCTGGAAGGGGTTCCCCGACGGCCGCCCGTCCGTGTCCTTGTCCGGGACCCGGACGTCCGAGCCGCCATGGAGGGCGAGGACGCCGATGACCACGGCGGCGAGCACGCTCGCGGCGGCGGCGACGGGCAGCCGCCAACGCCGCCCCGGCACCTTCTCGGGCGGTCCGGAACGGCCGTCCCGCCGATGCGCGCCATCGCCGGGCAGCGCGCGATCCCGGCGATGCGTGGGATCGGGATCAGGACCGGGCGTCGGCGCGGGCACCAGCGGACGGCCCGCCCGGGCGGGCACGGGGGCGTCCAGCCGCGCGGCCCTCGCCCCCCGTCCGCTCGCACCACGCTGTCCGGGAATGAACGCCTGGGTGTCGTACGACGCCGACACCGACTTCAGCGCCGTCATCAGCTCGTCCGGTGTGGGCCGGTCCTCGGGTTCCTTGGCGAGGCAGCGCGCCACCAGATCGGCCAGCTCTTCCGGAACCCCTGTCAAGTCCGGTTCGTCATGCACGACTTGATAGGCGACGAGATACGGACTGTCGGAGTTGAAGGGGCCGCTCCCGGTGGCCGCGTGCACGATCAGCGAGCCGAGTGCGAAGACATCGGCGGCCGGTCCGACCTCGCGCGGACTGCGGAACTGCTCCGGAGCCATGAACGGCGGGGTGCCGATCAACTTGCCTGTTTCGGTGTGCAGTTCACTGTCGGAAGGCCGCGAGATGCCGAAGTCGATCACTTTGGGGCCGTCGTCGGCCAACAGCACGTTGCTCGGTTTGAGATCGCGGTGCACGACACCGGCCCGGTGGATGTCGCGCAGCCCTTCGGCGAGGCCGGCCATCAGCTGACGCAGCGGGGCCGCATCCAGCGCGCCGTTCCGCTTCACGTGTTCGGCGAGGGTCGGGCCAGGGATGAAGAGCGTGGCCATCCACGGGTGTTCGGCCTCGGGATCGGCGTCCACCACGGGCGCGGTGAAGGCGCCGCTGACCCGCCGGGCCGCAGCCACCTCCTGCTTGAACCGCCCCCGGAACTCGGGGTCTTGGGAGAACTCCGCGTGTACGACCTTGACGGCGAGCCGCAACCCGGAGGCGGACCGCGCCAGATGCACGACGCCCATGCCACCGGAGCCGAGCTGTGCCTCCAGCAGGTACTGCCCGGCGTGCATCGGATGTTCCGCTTCCGGTTCGGTTCCGGCGCTGCGCTGTGGCGGCATCACTCACCCCCG
This window encodes:
- a CDS encoding PQQ-binding-like beta-propeller repeat protein; this encodes MPPQRSAGTEPEAEHPMHAGQYLLEAQLGSGGMGVVHLARSASGLRLAVKVVHAEFSQDPEFRGRFKQEVAAARRVSGAFTAPVVDADPEAEHPWMATLFIPGPTLAEHVKRNGALDAAPLRQLMAGLAEGLRDIHRAGVVHRDLKPSNVLLADDGPKVIDFGISRPSDSELHTETGKLIGTPPFMAPEQFRSPREVGPAADVFALGSLIVHAATGSGPFNSDSPYLVAYQVVHDEPDLTGVPEELADLVARCLAKEPEDRPTPDELMTALKSVSASYDTQAFIPGQRGASGRGARAARLDAPVPARAGRPLVPAPTPGPDPDPTHRRDRALPGDGAHRRDGRSGPPEKVPGRRWRLPVAAAASVLAAVVIGVLALHGGSDVRVPDKDTDGRPSGNPFQPWDLHLGAPGIKAVGLPQCTYTPHELYCVRPGVLAASVDPADGRVLWSRGDTHRGNHRSTAPPVLSGGLLQVLSGDGLRLQALDPATGTTRWSHDVARYDGGVTHVGGVVLLTGPGGVVTALDAATGKEKWRHAVPGQPAPHFVTYGDGVAYTATAAGNGTRVDAVDPRTGSTRWQRRLDGTLSVVGAHDGAVWFTSIGGNQYTNAVVRYDVSTRSVRRVTLPVQLLSAQAVVRGDTVYLLAGGGTLVAVDTRASAQLWRAETTVSTASAPVVAGRRLYLTAADGRLLSVDTTRGTLLGQTRARLGDAQGSLISSIPAPVAADGKVYSSAPDGSLFAVDGSRPSTW